The following are encoded in a window of Maylandia zebra isolate NMK-2024a linkage group LG5, Mzebra_GT3a, whole genome shotgun sequence genomic DNA:
- the snrpe gene encoding small nuclear ribonucleoprotein E: MAYRGQGQKVQKVMVQPINLIFRYLQNRSRIQVWLYEQVNMRIEGCIIGFDEYMNLVLDDAEEVHMKTKNRKPLGRIMLKGDNITLLQSVSN; encoded by the exons ATGGCATACAGAGGACAAGGACAGAAGGTCCAGAAGGTTATGGTGCAGCCCATT AATCTCATTTTCAGGTACCTGCAAAAT CGCTCACGGATCCAGGTTTGGTTGTATGAACAGGTGAACATGCGGATAGAAGGCTGCATTATC GGTTTCGATGAGTACATGAATCTGGTTCTAGACGATGCTGAGGAAGTCCACATGAAGACTAAGAACAGAAAACCATTGG GGAGGATCATGTTGAAGGGAGACAACATTACCTTGCTGCAGAGTGTGTCCAACTGA
- the cdc42 gene encoding cell division control protein 42 homolog isoform X1, with protein MQTIKCVVVGDGAVGKTCLLISYTTNKFPSEYVPTVFDNYAVTVMIGGEPYTLGLFDTAGQEDYDRLRPLSYPQTDVFLVCFSVVSPSSFENVKEKWVPEITHHCPKTPFLLVGTQIDLRDDPSTIEKLAKNKQKPITPETAEKLARDLKAVKYVECSALTQKGLKNVFDEAILAALEPPEPKKKRKCVLL; from the exons ATGCAGACCATTAAGTGTGTTGTAGTTGGTGATGGTGCCGTGGGTAAAACCTGCCTGCTCATCTCTTACACCACAAACAAGTTTCCCTCTGAATATGTACCTACG GTGTTTGATAACTATGCTGTAACTGTAATGATTGGAGGTGAGCCCTACACTCTGGGCTTGTTTGATACAGCAG GTCAGGAAGATTACGACAGGTTACGACCTCTGAGTTATCCCCAGACAGATGTCTTCCTCGTCTGTTTCTCTGTCGTGTCCCCATCCTcctttgaaaatgtaaaagaaaag TGGGTTCCCGAGATCACCCACCACTGTCCAAAGACGCCCTTCCTTCTAGTTGGGACTCAGATTGACTTGCGAGATGATCCCTCCACTATAGAGAAGCTGGCTAAGAACAAGCAAAAGCCCATTACTCCGGAGACAGCCGAGAAGCTGGCAAGAGATCTCAAGGCTGTGAAATATGTGGAGTGCTCAGCCCTCACACAG AAAGGACTAAAGAATGTGTTTGATGAGGCGATATTGGCTGCATTGGAGCCCCCAGAGCCCAAGAAGAAACGCAAATGTGTGCTGCTATGA
- the cdc42 gene encoding cell division control protein 42 homolog isoform X2 — translation MQTIKCVVVGDGAVGKTCLLISYTTNKFPSEYVPTVFDNYAVTVMIGGEPYTLGLFDTAGQEDYDRLRPLSYPQTDVFLVCFSVVSPSSFENVKEKWVPEITHHCPKTPFLLVGTQIDLRDDPSTIEKLAKNKQKPITPETAEKLARDLKAVKYVECSALTQRGLKNVFDEAILAALEPPETQRKRKCCLF, via the exons ATGCAGACCATTAAGTGTGTTGTAGTTGGTGATGGTGCCGTGGGTAAAACCTGCCTGCTCATCTCTTACACCACAAACAAGTTTCCCTCTGAATATGTACCTACG GTGTTTGATAACTATGCTGTAACTGTAATGATTGGAGGTGAGCCCTACACTCTGGGCTTGTTTGATACAGCAG GTCAGGAAGATTACGACAGGTTACGACCTCTGAGTTATCCCCAGACAGATGTCTTCCTCGTCTGTTTCTCTGTCGTGTCCCCATCCTcctttgaaaatgtaaaagaaaag TGGGTTCCCGAGATCACCCACCACTGTCCAAAGACGCCCTTCCTTCTAGTTGGGACTCAGATTGACTTGCGAGATGATCCCTCCACTATAGAGAAGCTGGCTAAGAACAAGCAAAAGCCCATTACTCCGGAGACAGCCGAGAAGCTGGCAAGAGATCTCAAGGCTGTGAAATATGTGGAGTGCTCAGCCCTCACACAG CGAGGGCTGAAGAATGTTTTTGACGAAGCTATCCTAGCTGCCCTAGAGCCGCCTGAGACGCAAAGAAAGAggaaatgttgtttattttaa